Proteins from a single region of Sinorhizobium alkalisoli:
- the panC gene encoding pantoate--beta-alanine ligase: MKTITTIAALRAALAEHRRAGKSIGLVPTMGYLHVGHMELVRRARSENHVVVASIFVNPLQFGPSEDLAKYPRDLARDERMLEEGGVDFLFAPSVADMYPRPMETVVDLPKLGSELEGAVRPGHFAGVATVVSKLFNIAQPDRAYFGEKDFQQLQIIRRMVEDLAQPVAVVGVPTVREDDGLACSSRNIYLTAEERRAAAIVPKALDEAERLIASGESDPGAVEKGVTEFLSSEPLARPEVVALRDPDTLEPIGKIGDKPVLLLLFVRFGTTKLLDNRVIAPNSASYAKVA; encoded by the coding sequence ATGAAGACCATCACCACCATCGCCGCGCTGCGTGCGGCCCTTGCCGAGCACCGGCGCGCTGGGAAGTCGATCGGGCTTGTGCCCACCATGGGCTATCTCCATGTCGGTCACATGGAGCTCGTTCGCCGCGCCCGCAGCGAAAACCACGTGGTCGTTGCCAGCATCTTCGTCAATCCTCTGCAGTTCGGGCCAAGCGAGGATCTCGCCAAATATCCACGCGACCTCGCCCGCGACGAGAGGATGCTGGAGGAGGGCGGCGTCGACTTCCTCTTCGCGCCGAGCGTTGCCGACATGTATCCGCGGCCGATGGAAACCGTCGTCGACCTGCCCAAGCTGGGCTCCGAACTCGAGGGCGCGGTAAGGCCTGGGCATTTTGCCGGGGTCGCGACCGTCGTCAGCAAGCTGTTCAACATCGCCCAGCCCGACCGCGCCTATTTCGGCGAGAAGGACTTCCAGCAGTTGCAGATCATCCGCCGCATGGTGGAGGATCTGGCGCAGCCCGTGGCGGTCGTCGGCGTGCCGACAGTGCGGGAGGACGACGGGCTCGCCTGTTCGTCGCGCAATATCTATCTCACGGCCGAGGAGCGCCGTGCCGCTGCGATCGTGCCAAAGGCCCTGGACGAGGCCGAGCGTCTGATTGCAAGCGGTGAGAGCGATCCCGGCGCCGTCGAGAAAGGTGTCACAGAGTTTCTTTCATCCGAGCCGCTCGCCCGCCCCGAAGTGGTGGCGCTGCGCGATCCGGATACACTCGAACCGATCGGAAAGATCGGCGACAAGCCGGTGCTGCTCCTCCTCTTCGTCCGCTTCGGGACGACGAAGCTGCTCGACAATCGCGTCATCGCACCGAATTCCGCCAGTTATGCAAAGGTAGCCTGA
- a CDS encoding VOC family protein, translating to MRMIFVNLPVKDLEASRAFFSALGFTFNEQFSDDTAACTVIDENVFVMLLTEPKFRDFITGEISDTAKGTEVITALSAASRQECDDMLEKALAAGGKPWKPAIDYGFMYGVSFQDPDGHVWEFMWMDMSAQQA from the coding sequence ATGCGCATGATCTTCGTCAATCTGCCGGTCAAGGACCTCGAGGCCTCCCGCGCCTTCTTCTCCGCGCTCGGCTTCACCTTCAATGAGCAGTTCTCCGACGACACCGCCGCCTGTACGGTCATCGACGAAAACGTCTTCGTCATGCTTCTGACCGAGCCGAAGTTCCGCGACTTCATCACCGGCGAGATCAGCGACACCGCCAAGGGCACGGAGGTCATCACCGCCCTCTCCGCTGCGAGCCGGCAGGAATGCGACGACATGCTGGAGAAGGCGCTTGCGGCAGGCGGCAAGCCCTGGAAGCCGGCCATCGACTACGGCTTCATGTACGGCGTCAGCTTCCAGGACCCCGACGGCCACGTCTGGGAATTCATGTGGATGGACATGTCCGCGCAGCAGGCGTGA
- a CDS encoding type II toxin-antitoxin system VapC family toxin, which yields MFLDASAIVAIVSDEKDAGDLIAKIEMSKKTIYYSSLSIYEAVIGLARKKRDEAFGDQVPIPQHLIDLAQQHIDAFIETIGAKEMAIAGNMHKLAIEACRTYGGVVAHPARLNFGDCFSYACAKAYRLPLLFKGDDFSQTDIEVA from the coding sequence ATGTTTCTGGATGCCTCCGCCATTGTTGCGATTGTGAGCGACGAAAAAGACGCCGGGGACCTTATCGCCAAAATCGAGATGTCGAAAAAGACCATCTACTATTCCTCTCTTTCGATCTATGAGGCCGTCATTGGCCTGGCCCGGAAAAAGCGGGACGAGGCTTTCGGCGATCAGGTTCCGATCCCGCAGCATCTGATCGATCTCGCGCAACAACACATCGACGCCTTCATAGAGACGATCGGTGCGAAGGAAATGGCGATCGCCGGCAATATGCACAAGCTGGCAATCGAAGCCTGCCGAACCTATGGGGGCGTCGTCGCCCATCCCGCCCGGCTCAATTTCGGGGACTGTTTCTCCTATGCTTGCGCCAAGGCATACCGCCTTCCCCTTCTGTTCAAGGGCGACGATTTTTCGCAAACCGACATTGAGGTCGCATAG